The following coding sequences lie in one Cyanobacterium sp. Dongsha4 genomic window:
- a CDS encoding photosystem II reaction center protein T translates to MESVAYILVLAMMIAVLFFAVAFREPPKIQK, encoded by the coding sequence ATGGAAAGTGTAGCTTATATTTTAGTATTAGCGATGATGATCGCTGTCTTATTCTTTGCAGTAGCGTTCCGTGAACCTCCCAAGATTCAAAAATAA